tcaggcttttatatacatctacatagcccatatcacctcccgtataatcccaaATACCCATAAACAAATAAGATACCATTTGgcatgttattatatgaaaactatgtttatgttgaaccctcagcgtgtcaaagtagtgtatcttacctcaatggagtgtacaagaaatgataacgtaagttaccgagctttgcaagtattccgactacctataatcattaaacgacataatgagctaataaaatacccacttacttatggtcataactcaggtctcgatacctataaacatgacccacgACAAGACTTGATGCATTGGAGGTTCGATTAATGCTTTAgtgcttacataactcgacggaactcgacattcactcactaaattaacctttctgaacacttgaaatcatcatcatcttttcaaagcataaccattagaaagtagactctctcacggttccgtggatagcttatatGTCAAAatcggagttacggttcaaaagttatggtcgtttaaaaatgttaaaaaaaatcagtctctaacgggagttacgaatatttgtaacgggagttacgcacctaacgggagttatgaaaatttgtaatGGGAGTTATAGTGGAGGTGTTATCGCAATTACCCAGCTAATgggagttacacaaccgtaacgggagttacgacgaccagtcgtgaaaaacaaccccaaaacctaaccaaacacatctcAAACGACTCTAACACGtctccaggtcttatgaacatcaaatacactttAAATAAGACCAACatcactcattgaaaacaccaattaatCTTTGAATCATTTACCATCATTAAACAACCGATTAATCACCCGAATGACTCGAAATCAATTAATGGATTGCAATTAAACCAACCCAACCCTCACAACCAGATATGGGTGGATAAAAGCTATTAAAGACCATTACCCTTATGATTTATAGAATAAAGAATTACCTGTACGAATGATTGAGGGATCAAAACCTAGAAGAAATCACCGCCGGATAGATCCAAAATCGCACAAAACTTGAAGAGAGGCTCTAGGGTTCTTGAGGGAGAATTATTTTTGAGATTACAATCTGATTATGGGGTTTATGGAATGTGATATGACCCTAAATCTGCTGGACCAACTTTCCAAAACTTAACATCTATACCCTTGTACTTTATATCTTTCACTTATTGCCCCTTAAACTCTTACGGGAACACTTTTCATCGCTTTAACTCAGTCGGGAATacgtatcattattattaatcactTTACTAACATATTACTTTGTCATATGACATATTAAACTCTCCATTTGAAcacatttaatgaaattaatcattaacacgtagacacattaatcatatataacgACCGTAGTCATTATCACATAACATGTTAACTATTAAAACGTATAAATTCGACGGAAGGCAAACGTTGACTAACGACATGGTCAATGGTCGACATAAAATGTTGGGAATGTTACATTAGTATTAAAATGAGTTATGGTCTTGTTGTTGTGAAAGTAAAATGagatttgaaaatgagttaactcaaaaataatatGGGTTGgaatttggtaaaaaaaatgcTAGTGAATTGTTTGTATTTGTCTATGGCTAGATAGCTTAGAATATGATGGATGACCCTATATGTGTTTTGTAATTTGATTTGCTAGATTGAAAGCTTATAACTTGTGTTCTTACGGTCGTTATGGAGTTTGGTTGTCGCGAAAGAGGTGAATACTCTTGCATACGAATATATCTACGTTGGGTCTATTACCATATGATGATGGATTtcgtgtgtggtaatcgatttaGTGTTAGGGCCTAATTTGAGGTCGGGACCTAAGAATCCCATAGTTGAAATAAGATGAGGCTTAAGAACCTCTTGTGAATTGAGATAAGACCTAAGAACCTCTTAAaattattgtttagcgtatatggatccatgtatgtaaTATTATcacaaaggtgagtatgcaagtgatggtatgatGATGCCATTAGctacatgtgatagtccttTGTGTGTTTTTGTCCTTCTTCGTGTGTATAAGCGTATGCAATAGTATTCACTAAAATTTGCTTACCTTTTAGTTGTTACCCTTTTTATTGTTTGTCCCGGATGTAGAAACAAAGATAAGTGCTTGAAGATTGAAGTTGAATTGGATATATTAGTTTGCGGTAATTGGCTTGTGACTAAAACCCATAGTGGCCCCTTTGAACTGGTGGCTTTTGGTACACTTGTGACTTCTTGGTTACATATGGTGTATTTCAGATTTGGTAAGGTTGTTCTTTTGTAAGTTAAAGGTCAAAATGTTGTTTTGGGTCATTGGACAAAATGGGTAATAAATCCATTTTATGTTAAAATGTACATTTTAGCAAATGGAAGTTTTGAAAAGTTTGATTCAATAATGATGTCTTATTTGAGTCATGGAGTCTTGAATTGAAATGATTTGTATGATGTCATGGTGTATTTCGTCAAGTTGGGTAAAGGCGGGTAAACGACCCATTTCGTTGTATCGTACACTTGATCAAATGAAAGCTTTTGGTATGTTGAGTCATGTGTAATTAACTATTTTTGAAGTTTGGCAAATTGGTTTGAAGTATGAAAATGATTGGACAAAGTTTACTAGTTGTCTGGAATGTCAAACTGGATGTTTTTGCTGTCAGATGTCAATATGCGGCGCATATTTTGGTCTATGCAGCGCATTTTTGAAAGTCTGAAGTTTGGATGTCTTCTGAGCAAAAAATGCGgtacatctttaaaaaaaaaattcttatttttcttaaattgagTTTGGGACCTTTCATATATTCATTGGATCGGATTAGCATTGTCATCTCTTCAGTCATGATATTACTGAAAAAGATAGTCATTTGTATTGTAATGTAATTTGACATGTAGCCAGGTTTTCGGCTTTTTTCTTTTCCGTTTGTGACGTAATTTTGTATATCATTTATAAAGAAGAACAACTTATTGTTACATAAgttcataaattatttttttatattcgaATTGGTTTATATTGTTTATGAACTTTTGAAGAAGatttctttaatatcaccataaaAGCTCTGGAAAAAAAGGTctctaaatattaaaatttcaaaatgagTTTAAATAACCATACAAACATAAGCTATAAAACTTACCCAAACATTAAAAACTATCTTCACTAAGAtaggtatatataaaataaagatttgTTAATGACAGCTTTAAAGTTATCACAAAAACtaatttgatacattaaaatttatatcttaCCGTTTGAAAATTTAGAAGGTGATTTTAATGTATAAGaagtcttttatttatttattttttttgtaaagttaattTCGATTCAGACATGCTGgaaacaattttaaccaacGATTTGTTGGAGTTCTAACCctctcctcatggaaaatacatTGAGATGAAAAACTCAAGACTCGAACATGAGACCTTATGAAAAACTCACCACCGGGACTCACATAGTGAATTTAGGAGACACCCCTGATTAACCCATTTAAGTAGAGTTGGTTTAATGTATAAGAAGTTGTTAGTGACAACTTTAGGTctgtcattattattttctacaaaataaaAGCATAAAACAAACACCCCTTCTTTTTGATTAGTTGTAGTTATAGTTATCggttttttataaagaaaatatatatttagtatcgaaataaataatatattcagGGTCGAAAAAGAGGACGAGCCATCCAAGTTCCAAACCACACTCATATTGATATGAAAATCATATAAGTGACACGGACAATGATGACAACAACGTTCAGCGTTTGCGATGACTTTTTCTCGGAAAGTGAAGCCGGAACAGATttagattttaatccaaaggatGAAGATTTTGATGATACTGATGCTGATGATGAAATGCTTCATAGTGATGAATCCAATGATGAAGGTGAATGAAACTATTCAAATGAATCAGAAGACGATACTATGTTTGATGGCGATTATTCTGATAATGAATATGATTCCGGTATGTATGATATGTATTTCCCAAAGGATTAATTTATTACGTAttactttttcaactttttgcATTATTTGGAGCGTTTAAAGATTTACTTTATCTATTTGAATGGACTTGAAgactaatatatctatatgttgGACCACTACAATAAATAAGACCATACATtaccttttgtttctttttttttttttaatcaatggCAGGTATCGACATCACCTATTCTAGTAACCACGAAAAAGTCTAGAAAGTGAAAATCCAACAACCCGGGGCTCCCTAACAAATGGTTATGGAAGCAGACACGTAGTGACTTGACAAACCACATTTTCCTATACTGGTCATTGGGTCACAGTTATTTTTGATAGATTCTTGATTCTTCCCTCACTGTATTTGGTTTGCACGGATTGGACACGATATGACATTATTTCCGCTCATTTATGAGTTTCATTCGGCCCAGTGTCTTGGcttaatttttaattgtattttaatattaaaatcgtaaatataattattatcattattctcTCTatctataaatttatatatagagttaatttcacaaatcgtccttgtggttttaccaaaaaatcacgtttcatcctttacacttcaaaatgacactggtagCCCTTTATATGCGgataatggtcacgtttcgtcttttaatctaacggatgatggtcacgtttcgtcctttaatctaacAGATGATGGTCACATTTCGTCCTTTATACGATCgactaaaggacgaaacgtgaccattatccgcgtataaaggactaccagtgtcattttaaagtttaaaggatgaaacgtgattttttggtaaaccaaaaggacgatttttgaaattaactctttatatttataaaccCCTATAAGGAGAATACACTTTAAGACTTTAAGTATTTTTTACAAgggtttattccataaaaaggtaacctatttacacgaaattcctattaaaggtaacctattttgttttcgtctatttaaaggatcctattttcaaaaaattcttaataaagggtatatcattagtttttgacagatggagctcgttaagtgccacgtcaccgATGCCATgtcatcagttttgatgacgtgacatcggtgacgtgacacttaacaagctccgtctgtcaaaaactaacgatataccctttattaggaattttttgaaaataggatcctttaaaatagacgaaaacaaaataggttacctttaataggaattttgtgtaaataggttacctttttatggatttttccctttTTACAATATCCCTAAATTACCTCTAACTTTAAAATAAGTAACAAACGTTCACTTCACACCATCATCACCGACACCCCGAGCATTATCTTCCGTATCCATCATCACCACAATTaactatcattttttaaatgGTACCGCTGCAACGCACAGACACTCATCTAGTATAACTTAgagaatatatttttattaaatgacattaTCATTTAACTTCCAAGTAAAGTTTTTGCTTACTTGTCCATTGTTGAAAAATAATGTTATTTAAATGtcacatttaatttaattcataATAAGATAAAATCGATTAACATCTCGATTCCTtcatatattttgatatcattaaattaaatagatatcaatattaatacaaACAAAATCTAGAGTTATACAATTAAGATAATAACGTATGGTATATTTCAAAACAAATAgattaaagattttttaaaggttcaaaattttaattgaaaccttattataaagcaaagtttatggattttttttcctACATCAATTCCCAagttattgatatttttttgtatggggtttgctaaatacagcctttagggctatatttaaagtgtataaattatttgtatatttaccatgaaaattagGGGGTGGGCATTTAATATAGaaagtacaagttttttatgcacgttaaatataacccttgtatttagcatttccttTTTTGTATTTGCATGTTTATGTTATTTAAGTtaatttatcaacataaaacaGAGAATAGAACATCTAACAATTTTATAGTTGTACTTTTTaaagtatattttatatttcgattactaatcttttatttgatttttacaatttaatatttcatttttgaAACTATTGATTATATATTCTAAAAAAATGAGAAAGGAGATTCGAATTTTATCCATACATATGAGTTTCCTCATCTTGAATTCTAAAAGATGAGAACATTAATGATTTtatagttttactttttaatgtATCATCCTATATTTCaacaactaattatatatatatatatactaggtcttttaccccgcgcgatacGCAACTGCTTAAAAATATAGTTCAATTAAGTgtctaaaattatatatacatgttaacaATTATTCACAATTTGTTTTTCTACTTTAATAGCATAATCTCAGTCcattatttatattgttaatatattaattgaaacaaaaaagtttaaatacaaaaacaaaaagtttgtcACGAACATCTTTGATTAACCGCCATCATGAGATTTGACATTAAAAATGATCACCCAAAATGAATTGTTGTCAAATTAATTTCATGAACTATTACTTTTTTACCAAATCAAAAAATTCCTTAAATTTGTCTCAATCTATTCATAATCCggaaaaataactaaaaagaaTAGCTTGTGGAATTATTGacactttttatataaattaatataaatactaatataataatatatttggatattgattattatgatttttaatttatatttaatctaaatgaataagcgaaagttaatttgatgaaagtgagcgatttgattggttaataagttattagttcaactattTTAAACCCGTGTTCAACACTGAACACGGTACTTACAAcatatcaatattagatattcatacattttAGTCATAAAAGCtaataatttcaaattttaagtaataattaaaaattaattgttCAATTCAAATATTAAGAATGTTATgaaataaaaggtaaaatataataaatgaacactaaaatcatatatatttttaattttccttCATCTTTTGCAATATTTGTTGAGTGTTGTAAGTCTTCCCATCTTTGTCACAAATCAACACTTTGACGCCCCTtttcgacttaactcgagatactgcaaCGTACAACTGTCCGTGTAAGAAAACTGGACGTTGTAGATACAAACAAACAGTCGATAATTAATGTCTTACAAAAGGgttatatgatttttatcaGTCATATTTGTTTGATTGAGTAATTTTGATGGTTTGGTTGAATTTGTTCGTATGGTATTATGCACGTATGGTATCATGCAGCCTAATATGACAATTTAGATAATAACTATCATATAATTTGATAagaattaggattgttttcatatggtttgaaaaGAATTAGGACTCTTATTTGATTGAAATTCTTaactataaacataaacattaattaatacataaaactaatatataaaaagggaaaAATTGTACCTTTTTTGATTGATAGATATAATGAATTCATATTGGTTTAAATTTAGGTTTCAAGTATTCCCTTGATCGGTTTGTTATATATCGTGGTGCTCTGTAACCTGGTTTGTGACCACCTCCTGTTGTGATCCTTTGCGATAGTATCCTGTTGTGATTGTGATTAGAATGAGATAGAGATGTGACATTATGTTTGGGCTTTTGTTTGCCGATTAAAACTTCATATAgtgattttataataataaattaaatatattatataaatgaaatatttatatttatattaatttacaaTTAATCTTAAGGTAGTTATCTTAAAGGTATATGGTCGACATGATGGGggacatttatttatatttatattaaaatctaTAGGTATTTagataataaaaagtcaaagaaagtcaaaattaaaaattttgtgaaatcgagcgatatgattagttaataaattgttaaaataaccgtgctttagtataatagaAGATAACAACCTATTAGCACAAAAAAGATACATAATATTTGTCGTAAATAAATAGATgatttggataaagatacataAGCAATAATTGTAAAATTAGCTCACAAAATAAATTACCTATGGTAGATCATCAAGACAAATTGTGTAGCCTATGATGCACAAAAACCAAATCTACTGTTATTGCATTATTGGTTTGAATGAGGGACATTTTAAACCTAagcaaaatcataataataataataatttcaaataaaacaatgtaatttataaaatttaaggaAAAAGAAATATTGTAGTTgagtaacaataacaataagcaaagaaaagataaattttAAGTTGTGTCATAactaataaattaagaaaaataaaaaagacatgCAATAGAACACATGAAATATAACAAATTAGTTACCTTGCATTGAAAGTGGAGAAGAACAAAATTAAGAGAAAACCTAAGAATTTTATATGATTGTGTCGATGGGCATTAAGAAacatatttgtttagaaataaacaatatatttaccagagtaatgtgtatatttttggggaaaaaaaattcaaatttattaattttaaaattatgttttaCGTATCAACATATGCCAAACTTTAGaatatatttaatgatttttatttttataaataaatatataaataataaataaatatattataaaaaaatatgaagatgcCACCTAGGATAACTCTTATGTGGAAATATTTAAGAGTAGCTTTAAAATAAAGAGGATGTCTTAAAATGCTCggataactactgttttaataattatatagatataggtattttacccgcacatcttaattttatgattgattttatattttaatattctaATTTTAAAGATGCGTacaatttgatatttataagtaGTATGCAAATCTCAAATATCACATATCATAATGAAaagttatatatagataaaattacCAACGCttttttacaaatgtacaatgaaaaaataaatacttgaataatttacatataaaaatgcccttctaaataaatatcatatgcATAGTTTCAAAACTAAAATCCCAAAAAAGAAGTACATATATAATTGTCATGAGGTTTCCAAcaacaaaactaaaataaactCGTATGTAATCACTGAACGACTTGTTTGTTATTCATATGCTAAATGTATTTATCAGTCCTATGTCAGTCTCAAAAACATTATCAAAAAATTTAGATTATCTAATATCAAAACAAAACGTTGAACAAACACACAATGACACAATCAAATAACAATATCAATAACCCATCAtaatttaaaatgagttttcacaaaatatcaaaaaacaaacaaaagtagaaaaatattatcaaaaaatttagattatttaaaatcaaaacaaaacacTGAACAAACACACAATGAGATAATGATATCAATAACCCATCAgaatttaaaatgagttttcacaatataacaaaaaacaaacgaAAGTAAAAATCTTTAGTAAAAATCTATGTTACCAAATTATGTTCAAGAATGTTAGTGCATCCATTTATGAAAGCTTCAAAATACTTGAATATACTCGTtcaaattcattattataaGTCATCACAACCACCGCCTAATTTCTGATGAAAGGCCATAAACTTATCAAATTgttagacaaagaagaaaaaaggagTCACGTACCAACCAAGAAAAAAAATCGGATTCAGGatttttctttattacattagttaatactgatatatttatataattttatagcCATAAAGATTTATGCATATTTTGGAAGAGATTTCTATaggatttgatttgattaaatgATTTGATATTAACTTTTACGGAGTAAATTTGAACCGTAATATGAATAGATATCTATATTATAACACAAAAATcttatatcatttttcttaaatatataaataagataaataatgtCAAAAAATTTGTGGAGATGCcatataagattttatcctatgtgacaattttataaaatagctttgaatttttaaagGCCTTAGAATCGTTCGGATTCTttctgttttaataattatatagatattgttGTCAGTGCTTTTAGctttttatgaatttatgtCCATTCTATCAGATTGATACGTGATCTCGGCCATATAAATTCTTACTTTTAAATAGGAAGGTTAGTTAGCAGATAATAAAAACATGGGCTTTTAAATCAGAAGATTAGTTAGCTGATAATAAATACATCGgcttttaataaaaagaatttgatAAAAAGCTAGCCTATCAACTATAACCCTATATTTCAGCACAAACTCTTCTATTTATATTCAGGgttattttaacaaataatGAAAGTTGGGGTAAATTACTTTTACCCAACACTACGAACTAATGAGAAAAAATAGGTTGTGGGTTGTGTGGGAAATGATGAGGATAAAGATGATGGGACGGAATGTGGTGGTGATGATAATTTGATGGAGGGTTTTGaatggaaaaatataaaaataaaacaaggaACCGGTAATCAAATGGATGGTGTCAATCAAATGCCACCGGTCTTCATCTTTTTCATATCATTCTATCTCCATATTACTGCTGCTAATGATGACGACACTGTGTGTGAAGTGAAAATGTCACACGAGGCTCATTCACACATGCACTTGGTATTTAACATGATAAACTTTTTTGAATTGGAGTATAATGTGATAtgtattacaatttttttttttttaatgtgaataCTCTGTAgtgattaatttgttttttgaaaggtccGTAGTGATCAATTGATAGATATGACTTTcattcatttaattttattattattactaactAATAAGCCCAGGTTTAACCCGggtatttttaataaaacttttgttaaTATTCACTTGATCTTTGTGTAATTCGCATAGACTTGATGATGATTAATGGGTTACCGTTATCATCTTTACGAGACAAACcgtcttttatattttttgaaaaatttatattttcttatatacaCATTAGAAAgataaattttcaaatttaaaatagtaaggttaaaaaataaatggtaaatattataaaaaaaaaaaaaaatctaaaatacaAAACATCATTTGTGTTACAAGTCATTTCTGTTGATGATTATTgttttagagatatatataaatcatttagagatatattttgGTATGTAAACGGTCACATTCGTGTGTatcaattttgtatttttcttttttttgagtTAGTAATACTTGTAATATGTCTTCAATTTTTTCATTGGGTTCATCGAACTCTATATTCCAACTGCTCGTCTTTTTTGATGTGAGTATAATGATATTTAGAATTTTAAATGTTCTTTGGTGTGTTAAGAATGTTATCAAAAATCGGGTTGGATTTCAAATTGTTAATGGGTATCGGGTTAGTTTTGAGCAATATTTTGATccttaagggttgtatttaacgtgcttaaaaagttgtacttttcatattaaaagcccgttccctgattttcatgataaatgtacaaacaatttatgcaccttaaacacaaccTTTAGGGCTGTATTAGCAAACCTctagatttttttatatttttaaagacgCCCCCTATTGAAACAATTCATCCGATAAAAAGCATGAAAACAAGTACAAAAGGCACAACCTCAACACCTCTACATCTAGTGACAAGCCCACCAATTAACTTGAAACACGAATAATTGACCaaataatacataataaaagtaaataatgaTAAGTAGGTAGTAATCACCAATAAACATCTACCTTATCATCTCATTTGAGGATCAAATGGATCTCTAGATAGATAATTGTACTCGTGCACATAGCCTTGTTATGAAATCGACCACGAGTGATCGAGTCTAGACTCAGGCCGATTTTAGTGACTTGATTAACTCCACCACAGCAACTCGGGAGGAACCACCATCTGCCACCGCGGCTTTAGCACTCTTGCTAATCGCCGAAACATGTTCTTTCAACCTCATTCCACTCTCTTCTTCCATCAACTCTTTCAATCTCGCCGCTAACTCATCCGCAGTCACAAACCCATCCTCAGACATCTCCAACCGCAACGCCACCTTCATCCCCTCAACCAAACTCACCCTATTCATCTTTTGTTCGGCGTATAAAGGCCACGCCAACATTGGAACACCAGCATTCAGAGCTTCCAGAACCGAGTTCCAACCACAATGACACACGAACCCACCCACTGAGCCATGTCTCAGTATTTCCCCTTGTGGTGCCCAATTTTTTAACACCAAACCCTTCTCTTTGTTCCGGTCTATAAACCCTGATGGAAGTAAATCTTCAAGATCCGGCTCGATAACTTTTGCAAACTCATGACCCTTTTCAAATTCTTGTGGTGGATCTCGAACAACCCACAAAAATCTTTGGCCACTCTTTTCTAACCCATTTGCCATTTCCATTAATTGGTCCTTTTTAAACTTCCCCATGCTACCAAAGATCAAAACCACAACACTTTTTGGTGGTTGTGAATCCAGCCATTGTATCGACTTATCCTTTGCATTGTCACTAGTGACATTTCTAATCAGTGGCCCAACGTAGTAAATGGGCGGAGTTGGACCGTCTGGGATGTGCTCACCGTCTGCCAGTGTCTTCACCACTCGTTGCTCAAGAGCCGCGAAAGAGTTGTTAATGATACCTGATACATAATATACATTTAAACTTTTTCTAACTACAATCTATTCTACTCTTAAACTACACGGATATTTAGGAATCAATACATGACTTTTGAAAAGTCCCACAATAATCTACCCAGTACAAGagaatatataattaacaaaaattaatatacATTAATAAGTAATATTAGCTTTTATATCTTAATTAGCTAAAGATCCCCTCAAGTTACCTTAAGTCAAGGGATAAagttaagacgatcttgaggtttaaattcaaaattaattattaaatcaaATAAGGGTAAAGatagatttaataattaattttgaattttaacccttaattttaattcaaaattaatACTAACTTGAGTAAATCCTCGCCTAATTAATTACTCACTTTCTTTGTATGAGAGTACAGATAGATATATACATCAATTCATATCTATCCTATATATAACATGACAAGTCTAAAATGATACTCAAATTATTATAAGTCATTACTATATATGactatatgtatgcatatatatagtaattaactaagaataagaatattaattaaattacctTGGGACTTAGCCATGTTGTTAGATATGTTGAGTATATTTTTATAAGAGAAAGTGTTCCTGTCGAGCAAAGTCCCGGGCATATCGAGTGAAAAAATCGGCGGTACTCCTGGAACTTGAATATAACTTTTCAAATCTTTAAAGCTTTCAGTAGTATTTTTATGTATGGTACGAAGATACAACATCACACCAAGCCCAAATGCGCTATTAGTGAACAAATAGTATGTTGGTATGTCAAGACTCCTGCAGACATCAAAAGCATCATTTGAAAGAAAATCAATGATGACTCCTTTGATGCTTGACTTTTGTGATATGGATAGTAGGGTGTC
The Erigeron canadensis isolate Cc75 chromosome 2, C_canadensis_v1, whole genome shotgun sequence DNA segment above includes these coding regions:
- the LOC122587322 gene encoding UDP-glycosyltransferase 88B1-like, whose translation is MENIVVMFPSLQIGHLVSMVELGKLIITADDSLAITILLTPQHYENKSTADYVKTITSTTPSITFHYLPTLSQQPDPSAHFFDLVFQLITAYKPILRDTLLSISQKSSIKGVIIDFLSNDAFDVCRSLDIPTYYLFTNSAFGLGVMLYLRTIHKNTTESFKDLKSYIQVPGVPPIFSLDMPGTLLDRNTFSYKNILNISNNMAKSQGIINNSFAALEQRVVKTLADGEHIPDGPTPPIYYVGPLIRNVTSDNAKDKSIQWLDSQPPKSVVVLIFGSMGKFKKDQLMEMANGLEKSGQRFLWVVRDPPQEFEKGHEFAKVIEPDLEDLLPSGFIDRNKEKGLVLKNWAPQGEILRHGSVGGFVCHCGWNSVLEALNAGVPMLAWPLYAEQKMNRVSLVEGMKVALRLEMSEDGFVTADELAARLKELMEEESGMRLKEHVSAISKSAKAAVADGGSSRVAVVELIKSLKSA